In Kitasatospora sp. NBC_00240, the following are encoded in one genomic region:
- a CDS encoding amidohydrolase family protein: protein MDAAGAGRTGTGAAGSGDAAEEAGPPVLVDHHCHSVLDVQLDDDELAGLLTESDRPPAPGASPLDSALGLAVRRWCPPVLGLPAHAPAADYLARRRELGAPEATRRLLAAAGLDTCLVDTGLTAAAGRPLLPLPEFAALTGAEVREVVRLETLAEALEPDAAAWPAAVREAVGGAVEAGAVALKSVLAYRHGLDIPAERPTDREVVAAAGARLRAGGGRLVDPVLLRHLLWTALDACAGRRLPIQLHTGFGDPDLTLHRADPALLAAFVRAAEPTGVPLVLLHGYPYHRQAAWLAQAFPQVYADLGLTASYVGPRVAAVLGEMLELAPFGKLLFSTDGYGLPELHLVGAAQFRHGLGALLASWRADGACSAGDVTRIGRLLSAENARRLYRL, encoded by the coding sequence GTGGACGCCGCGGGGGCGGGCCGTACCGGGACGGGCGCCGCGGGGTCGGGCGATGCGGCGGAGGAGGCCGGCCCACCCGTCCTGGTCGACCACCACTGCCACAGCGTGCTCGACGTCCAGCTCGACGACGACGAGCTGGCCGGCCTGCTCACCGAGTCGGACCGCCCGCCGGCCCCCGGTGCCTCGCCCCTGGACAGCGCCCTCGGCCTCGCCGTCCGCCGCTGGTGCCCGCCCGTGCTCGGCCTGCCCGCCCATGCCCCGGCCGCCGACTACCTGGCCCGTCGCCGGGAACTCGGCGCCCCCGAGGCCACCCGGCGGCTGCTCGCCGCCGCCGGACTCGACACCTGCCTGGTCGACACCGGCCTGACCGCCGCCGCCGGCCGGCCGCTGCTGCCGCTGCCGGAGTTCGCCGCCCTGACCGGCGCGGAGGTCCGGGAGGTGGTCCGGCTGGAGACCCTCGCCGAGGCTCTCGAACCGGACGCGGCGGCCTGGCCGGCCGCCGTCCGGGAGGCCGTCGGTGGGGCCGTCGAGGCCGGCGCCGTCGCGCTGAAGTCCGTGCTGGCCTACCGGCACGGACTGGACATCCCGGCCGAGCGGCCGACCGACCGCGAGGTGGTCGCCGCGGCCGGGGCCCGGCTGCGGGCCGGCGGCGGCCGGCTCGTCGACCCGGTGCTGCTGCGCCACCTGCTCTGGACGGCGCTCGACGCCTGCGCCGGACGCCGGCTGCCGATCCAGCTGCACACCGGATTCGGCGACCCGGACCTCACCCTGCACCGGGCCGACCCGGCACTGCTGGCCGCGTTCGTCCGGGCGGCGGAGCCCACCGGCGTCCCGCTGGTGCTGCTGCACGGCTACCCGTACCACCGGCAGGCCGCCTGGCTCGCGCAGGCCTTCCCGCAGGTGTACGCCGACCTCGGTCTGACCGCCTCGTACGTCGGGCCGAGGGTGGCGGCGGTGCTCGGCGAGATGCTGGAGCTGGCGCCGTTCGGCAAGCTGCTGTTCTCCACCGACGGGTACGGCCTGCCCGAACTGCACCTGGTCGGTGCCGCCCAGTTCCGGCACGGCCTGGGTGCGCTGCTGGCGTCCTGGCGGGCGGACGGCGCGTGCTCCGCCGGGGACGTGACGCGGATCGGCCGGCTGCTCTCGGCGGAGAACGCGCGCCGGCTCTACCGGCTCTGA
- a CDS encoding glutamine synthetase family protein, which produces MSTAADTRLPRAERAALARLATDRLRTAAVDAVAIGWVDNAGLARVKAVPVGGLVHAASWGIGAAPCFDAFLVDDSTAEPVADPAADGSGPDPAVPPAGSGAVGDLRLYPDLDRLVPLAAQPGWAWAPADRYTQQDTPHSGCQRLFARRAEAAARARGLTVRAGIEVEWVAALAGPPEEEPRYPTAGPAYGLQRLTDLSDYLRDILRALEQQGLTVLQIHPEYAPGQFEVSVAPEGPVAAADTSVLVRHTVRAVSARHGLRASFAPAVEPGGVGNGSHLHLSLWRDGRNLSHGGPGPHGLTGEAESFLAGVLAALPELLVLGTPSPAGYLRLVPSRWAGAYRCWGLENREAALRLVTGSEGERADTANAEIKCFDGAANPYLAVGAVLAAGLAGIDGGLRLPPETTVDPARLAPGAVDRLPADLGEAVAAYERSAVLREALGEPLYRAVLAVRRAESALFAGCGAEEIIAATRWRY; this is translated from the coding sequence ATGAGTACCGCCGCCGACACCCGGTTGCCCAGGGCGGAGCGCGCCGCCCTCGCGCGGCTCGCCACCGACCGGCTGCGGACGGCCGCCGTGGACGCGGTCGCGATCGGCTGGGTCGACAACGCGGGGCTGGCCCGGGTCAAGGCCGTTCCGGTCGGCGGGCTGGTGCACGCCGCCTCCTGGGGCATCGGCGCGGCGCCCTGCTTCGACGCCTTCCTGGTCGACGACTCGACGGCCGAACCGGTGGCCGACCCGGCGGCCGACGGCTCCGGGCCCGACCCGGCCGTGCCGCCGGCCGGCAGCGGCGCCGTCGGCGACCTGCGGCTGTACCCCGACCTGGACCGGCTCGTCCCGCTCGCCGCCCAGCCCGGCTGGGCCTGGGCCCCCGCCGACCGCTACACCCAGCAGGACACCCCGCACTCCGGCTGCCAGCGCCTGTTCGCCCGCCGGGCGGAGGCCGCGGCCCGGGCCCGCGGGCTGACCGTCCGGGCCGGCATCGAGGTCGAGTGGGTGGCCGCGCTGGCCGGCCCGCCCGAGGAGGAGCCGCGCTACCCGACGGCCGGCCCGGCCTACGGCCTGCAGCGGCTGACCGACCTCTCCGACTACCTGCGCGACATCCTGCGGGCACTGGAGCAGCAGGGCCTGACCGTGCTCCAGATCCACCCCGAGTACGCGCCCGGACAGTTCGAGGTCTCCGTCGCCCCCGAGGGGCCGGTGGCCGCCGCCGACACCTCCGTGCTCGTCCGGCACACCGTGCGCGCCGTGTCGGCCCGGCACGGGCTGCGCGCCTCCTTCGCGCCCGCCGTCGAGCCCGGTGGCGTCGGCAACGGCTCCCACCTGCACCTCAGCCTCTGGCGCGACGGCCGCAACCTCTCCCACGGCGGACCGGGCCCGCACGGGCTGACCGGCGAGGCCGAGAGCTTCCTGGCCGGAGTGCTCGCCGCGCTCCCCGAACTCCTCGTCCTCGGCACCCCCAGTCCGGCCGGGTACCTGCGGCTGGTCCCCTCCCGCTGGGCCGGCGCCTACCGGTGCTGGGGGCTGGAGAACCGGGAGGCCGCGCTGCGCCTGGTCACCGGATCGGAGGGCGAGCGGGCGGACACAGCCAACGCCGAGATCAAGTGCTTCGACGGCGCCGCCAACCCCTACCTGGCCGTCGGCGCGGTGCTCGCCGCCGGGCTGGCCGGCATCGACGGCGGCCTGCGCCTGCCCCCCGAGACCACGGTCGACCCGGCCAGGCTGGCCCCCGGGGCGGTCGACCGGCTGCCGGCGGACCTGGGCGAGGCCGTCGCTGCCTACGAGCGCTCGGCCGTCCTGCGGGAGGCCCTCGGCGAGCCGTTGTACCGGGCGGTGCTGGCCGTCCGCCGGGCCGAGAGCGCGCTGTTCGCCGGGTGCGGCGCCGAGGAGATCATCGCGGCGACCCGCTGGCGGTACTGA